In the Aneurinibacillus soli genome, one interval contains:
- a CDS encoding transglycosylase domain-containing protein, with protein sequence MTKQNGSTNTLEEPNKKKKSAWKNILLVLQISTILFFMGVLFAGAAAAGYVASLVKGDPVRSYDEIYQKISANNLTGFAYFADKTLIGQLITAEDRRLVSHTEVSPHLIDAIISTEDKYFYEHKGIVPSAIARAGIQQMTGASVQTGGSTLTQQLVKQTILSPEQTMQRKFREMFLALRVERMFTKDQILDAYINKMYFGKNANGSNVYGVQAAAKGIFGVDAKNLNIPQAAYLAGMLQAPSSYIPFKSIKKNGLKLGKERQKLVLSRMLENGKITKQEYDEAIAYDIEAHLAKPSRKAFEKYPYLMMEIEQRAAELLVKQDIAKNPELKKESYNKLVEEKRIAVRQGGYHIYTTINKNVYEKMQQIAANPVNFGPDRPAIDGKPMPEQVGSILINNKTGAILGMMEGRNFETEKTNHVTALRQPGSTIKPLGVYGPAIEEGIISPSSTVVDEETVFPGGYTPKNANNTFKGPVTVRDALKWSRNVPAVKVYFETGVRKSLGYVKKMGVTSIVDSDYYLPSALGGLTYGISVEEMTNAYATFANEGQFIDAYLIQRIENSEHEVVYEHKAKPVQVFSPQTSWLVTDMLRDVISSGTGTRVLSSINGHDVAGKTGTTQDERDKWFVGYTKDVSLGVWVGYDKKYKLYKSSFEDAQKIWGKVFSSVLDINPQLSPTENVMSRPSGTSDKGIYNADLAASRNPGSYGKKEEPKKAENKSNTAPNGQDKTNVDVKTPDGTDTTQNADQQKTDGSNTTEKNSETRPKDPDKPVTSKPGHKSDSNAKPEAKKTEHKKETTKNEQ encoded by the coding sequence ATGACTAAACAAAACGGTTCTACGAACACGCTCGAGGAACCGAATAAAAAGAAAAAAAGTGCCTGGAAAAACATTCTGCTTGTACTCCAGATCAGCACCATTCTCTTTTTTATGGGTGTTCTATTTGCCGGTGCAGCAGCAGCCGGTTATGTCGCATCTCTTGTTAAAGGCGATCCGGTTCGTAGTTACGATGAGATTTATCAAAAAATCTCAGCCAATAATTTAACCGGCTTCGCATATTTTGCGGATAAGACGCTAATCGGTCAGCTCATTACAGCCGAAGACAGGCGCCTCGTCTCACACACAGAAGTATCACCTCACCTTATTGATGCTATTATTTCTACAGAAGACAAATATTTTTATGAACACAAAGGCATTGTCCCGTCTGCGATTGCCCGAGCTGGTATCCAGCAAATGACCGGCGCCTCAGTCCAGACCGGGGGAAGTACGCTGACCCAACAGCTCGTTAAGCAAACCATTCTTTCGCCTGAGCAAACGATGCAGCGCAAATTTCGTGAGATGTTTCTTGCTCTGCGTGTGGAACGCATGTTTACAAAAGACCAAATTCTTGATGCCTATATCAATAAGATGTATTTCGGGAAAAATGCGAATGGTTCTAACGTATATGGCGTGCAAGCAGCAGCCAAGGGAATTTTCGGAGTTGATGCAAAAAACCTGAACATCCCGCAAGCCGCCTATCTGGCCGGTATGCTGCAAGCTCCTTCTTCGTACATCCCGTTTAAGAGCATCAAAAAGAATGGCCTTAAACTCGGCAAAGAACGTCAGAAGCTTGTATTGAGCCGCATGCTAGAAAACGGAAAAATTACAAAGCAAGAATACGATGAAGCCATTGCGTACGATATTGAGGCACACTTAGCTAAGCCGTCGCGCAAAGCATTTGAGAAATACCCATATTTGATGATGGAAATCGAACAACGGGCAGCTGAACTGCTCGTTAAACAGGACATCGCCAAAAATCCGGAGCTTAAAAAAGAATCGTACAACAAGCTTGTTGAGGAGAAGCGGATTGCAGTTCGCCAGGGCGGGTATCACATCTACACGACCATCAACAAAAATGTGTATGAAAAAATGCAGCAGATCGCAGCAAATCCGGTAAACTTCGGACCAGACCGACCAGCTATTGATGGCAAGCCAATGCCAGAGCAAGTCGGCAGCATTCTCATCAACAACAAGACTGGCGCAATTCTCGGTATGATGGAAGGTCGTAATTTTGAAACAGAAAAAACAAATCATGTAACGGCACTTCGTCAGCCAGGTTCTACAATCAAACCGCTTGGCGTATATGGACCGGCCATTGAAGAAGGCATCATATCACCAAGTTCAACGGTAGTGGACGAAGAAACCGTCTTCCCAGGCGGCTATACGCCAAAAAATGCGAATAACACGTTTAAAGGTCCTGTTACGGTACGCGATGCGCTGAAGTGGTCCCGCAACGTTCCTGCGGTTAAAGTTTATTTCGAAACTGGCGTTCGTAAGTCACTTGGCTACGTGAAAAAAATGGGCGTAACTTCGATTGTCGACAGTGATTATTACTTACCAAGTGCACTTGGTGGCTTGACGTACGGAATCTCCGTAGAAGAGATGACGAATGCGTATGCCACATTTGCGAACGAAGGACAATTCATCGATGCCTATTTAATCCAACGCATTGAAAATAGTGAACATGAAGTCGTATATGAACACAAAGCAAAACCTGTTCAGGTATTCTCACCACAGACATCATGGCTTGTAACCGATATGCTACGAGATGTTATCTCAAGCGGTACAGGTACACGCGTGCTCAGTTCAATCAATGGCCACGATGTAGCCGGTAAAACCGGAACAACACAGGATGAGCGTGATAAATGGTTTGTTGGCTATACGAAAGACGTATCCCTTGGCGTATGGGTTGGCTACGACAAAAAATATAAGCTGTATAAGAGCTCTTTTGAAGATGCTCAAAAAATCTGGGGGAAAGTCTTTAGTTCAGTACTCGACATCAATCCACAGCTCTCCCCTACTGAAAACGTGATGAGCAGGCCAAGCGGCACGTCAGACAAAGGAATCTATAATGCTGATCTCGCTGCCTCCCGCAATCCGGGTTCATACGGAAAAAAAGAAGAGCCGAAAAAAGCAGAGAACAAATCCAACACCGCGCCGAATGGCCAGGATAAAACCAATGTGGATGTCAAAACACCGGATGGTACAGATACTACCCAAAATGCAGATCAACAAAAAACGGACGGTTCTAACACCACTGAGAAAAATTCAGAAACACGTCCGAAGGATCCAGATAAACCGGTCACATCCAAACCAGGACACAAAAGCGACTCAAATGCTAAACCTGAAGCTAAGAAAACAGAGCACAAAAAAGAAACTACAAAAAATGAGCAATAA
- the acsA gene encoding acetate--CoA ligase yields the protein MPAYEEAYKNFAWEDVEKQFSWHTTNKVNMAYEAIDRHVDTPLKNKTALYYSDASRDEQYTFEELKALSDKFGNVLRKYGIQKGDRVFVFMPRTPELYVSVLGTIKVGAIVGPLFEAFMEGAVRDRLEDSGAVAIITTPALLSRVPVSELPALKHVILFGEDGELAEGQISYEKEMEQASADFEIEWVDREDGLILHYTSGSTGKPKGILHVHNAMIQHYQTAKWVLDLQDSDVYWCTADPGWVTGTSYGIFGPWLNGATNVVRGGRFSPQDWYSTIEKYKVTVWYSAPTAFRMLMGAGDELVKQFDLASLRHVLSVGEPLNPEVVYWGMKVFAKRIHDTWWMTETGGQLICNYATMDVKPGSMGKPFPGIVAAIVDDEGNELPPNRMGNLAIKTGWPSMMRRVWNNPAKYEEYFRLEGWYVSGDSAYMDEDGYFWFQGRVDDVIMTAGERVGPFEVESKLVEHPAVAEAGVIGKPDPVRGEIIKAFIALRDGYEESEELLAEIRQFVKIGLAAHAAPREIEVRDKLPKTRSGKIMRRVLKAWELGLPTGDLSTMED from the coding sequence ATGCCAGCATATGAAGAAGCATACAAGAACTTTGCGTGGGAAGATGTTGAAAAGCAATTTAGCTGGCACACAACAAATAAGGTAAACATGGCGTATGAAGCAATCGACCGTCATGTGGATACCCCTCTCAAAAATAAAACAGCTCTTTATTACAGCGATGCATCACGTGATGAACAATATACATTTGAAGAATTGAAAGCGCTCTCTGACAAGTTCGGTAATGTTCTCCGAAAATACGGCATTCAGAAAGGTGATCGTGTATTTGTTTTTATGCCGCGTACACCGGAGCTTTATGTAAGCGTTCTTGGTACGATCAAAGTAGGTGCGATTGTCGGCCCATTATTTGAAGCGTTCATGGAGGGTGCGGTACGCGATCGTCTTGAAGACAGCGGGGCGGTGGCCATTATTACCACACCGGCGCTTTTGTCACGCGTTCCGGTTAGTGAGCTTCCAGCTCTTAAGCACGTTATTCTGTTCGGAGAAGATGGCGAACTCGCTGAAGGTCAGATCAGCTACGAGAAAGAAATGGAGCAGGCTTCTGCTGATTTCGAGATCGAGTGGGTAGACCGAGAAGATGGTCTCATTCTCCACTATACATCTGGTTCTACAGGCAAACCGAAGGGTATACTGCATGTACACAATGCGATGATTCAGCACTATCAGACGGCCAAGTGGGTGCTTGATCTTCAGGATTCGGATGTATACTGGTGCACAGCGGACCCGGGCTGGGTAACAGGCACATCCTATGGCATCTTTGGCCCGTGGCTGAATGGTGCAACGAATGTTGTTCGTGGCGGTCGTTTTAGCCCGCAGGACTGGTATTCTACAATTGAGAAATACAAAGTTACAGTATGGTACAGTGCGCCAACTGCATTCCGCATGCTGATGGGAGCGGGCGATGAGCTGGTGAAGCAGTTTGATCTGGCAAGTTTGCGTCACGTGCTCAGCGTAGGAGAGCCGCTCAATCCAGAAGTCGTATATTGGGGCATGAAAGTTTTTGCCAAGCGTATTCATGATACATGGTGGATGACAGAGACAGGCGGACAACTGATCTGCAATTATGCGACAATGGATGTGAAGCCAGGTTCTATGGGCAAGCCATTCCCAGGTATTGTAGCGGCTATCGTTGATGATGAAGGCAATGAACTTCCGCCGAACCGCATGGGTAATCTGGCGATTAAGACAGGCTGGCCGTCTATGATGCGCCGCGTCTGGAACAATCCGGCTAAATATGAAGAGTACTTCCGACTGGAAGGCTGGTATGTATCGGGTGATTCGGCGTATATGGATGAAGACGGATACTTCTGGTTCCAGGGCCGTGTAGATGATGTAATCATGACAGCGGGTGAGCGAGTTGGCCCATTCGAAGTGGAGAGCAAGCTCGTCGAGCATCCGGCTGTTGCGGAAGCCGGTGTAATCGGTAAGCCAGACCCGGTACGCGGTGAGATTATCAAAGCGTTTATTGCGCTGCGTGATGGCTATGAAGAGTCAGAAGAGCTGTTGGCAGAGATTCGCCAATTCGTAAAAATTGGCCTTGCTGCACACGCGGCTCCACGTGAGATCGAAGTGCGTGATAAGCTGCCAAAAACACGTTCCGGAAAAATCATGCGCCGCGTGCTGAAAGCATGGGAGCTTGGCTTGCCGACAGGTGACTTGTCTACGATGGAAGATTAG